One window from the genome of Engraulis encrasicolus isolate BLACKSEA-1 chromosome 16, IST_EnEncr_1.0, whole genome shotgun sequence encodes:
- the plppr3a gene encoding LOW QUALITY PROTEIN: phospholipid phosphatase-related protein type 3a (The sequence of the model RefSeq protein was modified relative to this genomic sequence to represent the inferred CDS: inserted 3 bases in 2 codons) — protein MMSPKDKPKKKPPKDSMTLLPCFYFVELPIVASSMISLYFLELTDVLQPAKVGFRCHDRSLSMPYIETGDELIPLLMLLSLAFAGPAASIMIGEVLMYCMQSHTKKGRTCEGSINAGGCNFNSFLRRTVRFVGVHVFGLCATAVVTDVIQIATGYHTPFFLTVCKPNYTSPGIACDKNPYITQDICSGRDQYAILSARKTFPSQHATLSGFAAVYISMYFNSSISDSTKLLKPMLVFAFAIAGALASLTQITQYRSHPIDVYVGFVIGAGIAVYLALYAVSNFKSNEDDLPPRALKHPQQAQKDALRALTQRGHDSVYQKAHASSESNDELAGPPHVAGLNRKVRREKASMGSLKRASADVELLAPRSPMGKETMVTFSNTLPRAFTNTAEELLSNGGGGNGSCGGGGTAQRHMTFHVPMDPQRSRQLVSEWRQKSVEMKSLSPREEEQDGXRQEAERRLRPTQEEEQRQEHQEEQEEQEXKEDLGVPQHSTLYPTVQAANRGGGAPQPGPGGARVVLPPKVPGAPPLVHIPEEATRPPPVSPKSATTRAKWLSMTEKGAVPAATPEPPRLPTQPRVAQVMALTKQHGTLGSVSKSSDAGIGGGVGGGGGGGGGGGSSCATSSTGSESPYYRIPSDRDSGSMVTIDAHAPHHPVVRLSSGNGNPWDWMSTANGSSGGGGGGVGGVGGATETHELSIIDGTKSLHRQDSISIRDYRPIKADSVGSSASDSSRELPLPPPPHPDLVLDSSHSHSRTHSLSRLSPLHRKPSISTRDWDPQLQPPQMEPDHFFRNFQTDSLTRRYKD, from the exons ATGATGTCACCAAAAGACAAACCTAAGAAGAAGCCGCCCAAAGACAGCATGACACTGCTGCCTTGCTTCTACTTTGTGGAG CTGCCCATCGTGGCGTCCTCCATGATCTCGCTGTACTTCCTGGAGCTGACGGACGTCCTCCAGCCTGCCAAGGTGGGCTTCCGCTGCCACGACCGTTCGCTCAGCATGCCGTACATCGAGACAGGTGACGAGCTCATCCCTCTGCTCATGCTGCTCAGCCTGGCCTTCGCCGGACCAGCTGCCTCC ATTATGATCGGTGAGGTTCTGATGTACTGCATGCAGTCTCACACAAAGAAGGGTCGGACATGCGAGGGCAGCATCAACGCTGGGGGCTGCAACTTTAACTCCTTCTTGCGCAGGACCGTGCGCTTTGTCG gtgtgcatgtgtttgggctCTGTGCCACAGCCGTTGTGACAGATGTCATTCAGATCGCTACCGGCTACCACACACCCTTCTTCCTGACCGTGTGCAAGCCCAATTACACCTCACCAGGAATCGCTTGTGACAAGAATCCCTACATCACCCAAGACATCTGCTCAGGAAGAGACCAGTACGCCATCTTATCTGCAag GAAGACGTTTCCATCTCAACATGCCACCCTCTCCGGCTTTGCAGCTGTCTACATATCG ATGTACTTCAACTCCAGCATCTCCGACAGCACCAAGCTGCTGAAGCCCATGCTGGTGTTTGCCTTCGCCATCGCCGGAGCCCTGGCCAGCCTGACCCAGATCACACAGTACCGCAGCCATCCCATTGACGTGTACGTCGGCTTCGTCATTGGAGCTGGCATTGCTGTCTATCTG GCGCTCTACGCTGTGTCCAACTTCAAGTCCAACGAAGACGACCTTCCCCCGAGAGCCCTCAAACACCCGCAGCAGGCCCAGAAAGACGCCCTGCGCGCCCTCACCCAGCGGGGCCACGACTCCGTCTACCAGAAGGCCCACGCCTCCTCCGAGAGCAACGACGAGCTGGCCGGCCCGCCGCACGTGGCCGGGCTGAACCGCAAGGTGCGCCGGGAGAAGGCCTCCATGGGCAGCCTGAAGAGGGCCAGCGCCGACGTGGAGCTCCTGGCGCCCCGCAGCCCTATGGGAAAGGAGACCATGGTGACGTTCAGCAACACGCTGCCGCGCGCCTTCACCAACACGGCCGAGGAGCTGCTGAGCAACGGCGGCGGTGGTAACGGCAGCTGTGGCGGCGGCGGAACCGCCCAGCGTCACATGACCTTCCACGTGCCCATGGACCCGCAGCGCTCCAGGCAGCTGGTGTCGGAGTGGCGGCAGAAGTCGGTGGAGATGAAGAGCCTGAGCCCCAGGGAAGAGGAGCAGGACGG GCGGCAGGAGGCGGAGAGGAGGCTGAGACCaacgcaggaggaggagcagcgccAGGAGcaccaggaggagcaggaggagcagg gtaaAGAGGACCTAGGGGTGCCCCAACACTCGACGCTCTACCCGACTGTGCAGGCGGCAAACCGGGGTGGCGGTGCCCCCCAGCCGGGGCCTGGTGGGGCGCGCGTGGTGCTGCCTCCCAAGGTGCCCGGAGCCCCTCCGCTGGTGCACATCCCCGAGGAGGCCACGCGGCCCCCGCCCGTCTCGCCCAAGAGTGCCACCACCCGCGCCAAGTGGCTGTCCATGACCGAGAAGGGAGCCGTGCCAGCAGCCACACCGGAGCCTCCGCGTCTGCCCACCCAGCCACGCGTGGCCCAGGTGATGGCCCTGACCAAGCAGCACGGCACCCTTGGCAGCGTCTCCAAGTCCTCGGATgctggaataggaggaggagtaggaggaggaggtggaggaggtggtggtgggggttcatCCTGTGCCACCTCCTCCACGGGATCCGAGTCTCCCTACTACCGCATCCCCTCTGACCGGGACAGCGGCAGCATGGTGACCATCGACGCCCACGCCCCGCACCACCCCGTGGTCCGCCTGTCCTCGGGCAACGGCAACCCCTGGGACTGGATGAGCACGGCCAACGgcagcagcggaggaggaggagggggcgtaGGGGGCGTAGGCGGCGCCACCGAGACGCACGAGCTGAGCATCATCGACGGCACAAAGTCCCTCCACCGCCAAGACAGCATCAGCATACGCGACTACCGGCCCATCAAGGCCGACTCGGTGGGCTCCTCGGCCAGCGATTCCAGCCGGGAGCTGCCGCTGCCCCCTCCGCCGCACCCGGACCTGGTGCTGGACAGCAGCCACTCCCACTCCCGCACGCACAGCCTGAGCCGCCTCTCGCCGCTCCACCGCAAgccctccatctccaccagggACTGGGACCCTCAGCTGCAGCCCCCTCAGATGGAGCCCGACCACTTCTTTAGGAACTTCCAGACCGACAGTCTGACGCGCCGGTATAAAGACTGA